In Paenibacillus sp. 1781tsa1, one DNA window encodes the following:
- a CDS encoding DUF3243 domain-containing protein — MNEQNHVIHKDGQVSTDKVDNAIEKIAPEEREQILQNFDAFKEYLGKRIAMGESIGLSEEQMAKIAQKVADHLAANEEPRNREEKLLQELWNVGKEDERHMLAHMLVRLAQSSTTNH, encoded by the coding sequence ATGAATGAACAAAATCATGTAATCCATAAAGATGGTCAGGTTTCAACGGACAAGGTGGACAATGCAATCGAGAAAATTGCACCGGAAGAGAGAGAACAGATTTTACAGAACTTTGATGCATTCAAAGAATACCTGGGTAAACGAATTGCGATGGGTGAGTCAATCGGATTAAGCGAAGAGCAGATGGCTAAAATTGCCCAGAAAGTAGCTGACCATCTGGCTGCGAACGAAGAGCCTCGTAACCGTGAAGAAAAGTTGCTTCAGGAACTGTGGAATGTCGGCAAGGAAGATGAACGTCACATGCTGGCTCATATGCTCGTTCGTTTGGCACAGAGCTCCACAACCAATCATTAA